From Alienimonas californiensis, a single genomic window includes:
- a CDS encoding glutamate ligase domain-containing protein: MLDPFTPGRVFCVGTAGSGVRAMAELLHGFGWTVAGTDRGKPDVLARMRAKGLAVTHDSGGRSWDERPDLLLYSPAVPSTDGARQRAAAEGVPQATHIDLLAELTKRRETIAVAGTHGKSSTAALLVHLLRCSGRRVAGFVGAEPVDPNYSFADPDPELLVVEACEWNRHFLRLSPTHAVMTGVEFDHPDSYRDAAELEAAFEEFCREIHSRAVQFWQEDCFAFGEAPRFLLYSNDSPGARRAAKSCGETLVRGEAYGDYGEAGGYEPAPDGSAVTMRLFLPEQGEPLRFPVPQHSHPDNVGFAIAAADYFLRRTDGLWRHHLVSTRDFLRGDVSAATNGDLVDRFTAALRSAPALRRRFETLGDWHGRTVIDDYAHHPTALRETRAKAQRAGTSGRAAVLFQPHQLARTEGLFMKFAGALSGYAAAAVLPVFPARETASGEQCAALSRRLAEAAGATFLPDLDALPRWADDSTRPGDALVLAGAGDIDRARDLLFPGVPGARPSPGT, translated from the coding sequence ATGCTCGACCCGTTCACTCCCGGCCGCGTGTTTTGCGTCGGCACCGCGGGTAGTGGGGTGCGGGCGATGGCGGAGTTGCTGCACGGCTTCGGCTGGACCGTCGCCGGCACCGACCGTGGCAAACCGGATGTGCTGGCCCGCATGCGGGCGAAGGGGCTGGCCGTCACGCACGATTCCGGCGGTCGCAGCTGGGACGAGCGGCCGGACCTGCTCCTCTACTCCCCCGCCGTCCCGTCGACGGACGGCGCCCGACAGCGAGCCGCGGCGGAGGGCGTCCCGCAGGCGACGCACATCGACCTGCTGGCCGAGCTGACGAAGCGCCGGGAGACGATCGCCGTCGCCGGCACCCACGGCAAAAGCAGCACCGCAGCGCTATTGGTGCACCTCCTTCGCTGCTCCGGCCGCCGGGTGGCGGGGTTCGTGGGGGCGGAGCCGGTCGACCCGAACTACAGCTTCGCCGACCCGGACCCGGAGTTGCTGGTCGTCGAGGCCTGCGAATGGAATCGCCATTTTCTAAGGCTCTCGCCGACGCACGCGGTGATGACCGGGGTGGAGTTCGACCACCCGGACAGTTACCGGGACGCGGCGGAACTGGAAGCGGCGTTCGAGGAGTTCTGTCGGGAGATCCACAGCCGTGCCGTGCAGTTTTGGCAGGAGGACTGTTTCGCGTTTGGGGAGGCCCCCCGTTTTCTGCTGTATTCAAACGACTCCCCCGGCGCCCGCCGGGCGGCGAAGTCGTGCGGCGAAACGCTCGTTCGCGGGGAAGCGTACGGCGACTACGGCGAGGCTGGCGGGTACGAACCGGCGCCCGACGGCTCTGCAGTGACCATGCGTCTGTTTCTTCCGGAGCAGGGCGAGCCGCTCCGCTTTCCGGTCCCCCAGCACTCTCATCCGGACAACGTCGGGTTCGCAATCGCCGCGGCGGACTACTTCCTCCGCCGGACGGACGGGCTGTGGCGGCACCACTTGGTGAGCACACGGGATTTTCTGCGGGGCGACGTCTCCGCGGCGACTAACGGGGACCTCGTTGACCGCTTCACCGCCGCCCTGCGCTCCGCGCCGGCCCTTCGTCGTCGGTTCGAAACGCTGGGCGACTGGCACGGACGGACCGTGATCGACGACTACGCCCATCACCCCACCGCCCTGCGGGAGACGCGGGCCAAGGCGCAGCGGGCCGGCACGTCCGGCCGGGCGGCGGTCCTGTTTCAGCCGCACCAGCTCGCCCGCACCGAGGGACTGTTCATGAAGTTCGCCGGGGCGTTGAGCGGCTACGCCGCCGCCGCGGTCCTGCCGGTCTTCCCCGCCCGCGAAACCGCGAGCGGCGAGCAGTGCGCCGCTCTCTCGCGCCGGTTGGCGGAAGCGGCGGGGGCGACGTTTCTGCCCGACCTTGACGCTCTCCCCCGCTGGGCGGACGATTCGACCCGGCCGGGAGACGCCCTCGTGCTCGCCGGGGCCGGCGACATCGATCGCGCCCGCGACCTCCTTTTTCCCGGCGTCCCCGGCGCCCGCCCCTCCCCGGGCACCTGA
- a CDS encoding helix-turn-helix domain-containing protein, whose translation MPVSPSLADAIASTPPAELASEIVSIKQMVCELVEHARGKAKPLLTVEEVAAEVGRAPYTVRTWINNGRLSATRVHGTGPRGRLLVRREDLEELLADG comes from the coding sequence GTGCCCGTTTCCCCCTCCTTGGCCGACGCGATCGCGTCGACCCCACCCGCCGAGTTGGCGAGCGAAATCGTCTCGATCAAGCAGATGGTCTGCGAGCTGGTCGAGCACGCCCGCGGCAAGGCCAAGCCGCTGCTGACCGTGGAGGAAGTCGCCGCCGAAGTCGGCCGGGCGCCGTACACGGTTCGCACCTGGATCAACAACGGCCGCCTGAGTGCCACCCGCGTGCACGGCACCGGCCCACGCGGCCGGCTGCTGGTGCGCCGCGAAGACCTCGAAGAACTGCTCGCCGACGGCTGA
- a CDS encoding tyrosine-type recombinase/integrase, with protein sequence MANLGQKDGIYLARFRYGGREYKKSLKTRDRKEAENGLKVVETTIHRLTTGTLAVPDGVNPGTFILSGGTAAATSVAPKVPTFRVAVGRFEDRQKPLVAESYLSSQMLHLRHFGRHLGGRADQPVDRVTSADVREFLQIRLKSRHANTVELERQTLRQFFSWATEEQLTADDPAAGVKRVGAKPAQEKFHTCGEIEAIVARGGLSDEEHRKLWESLFLLPDEIGELLALAKENADDPRSALLHAIPAYTGMRRGEVIRLEWRNVDLSSGTLTAHSRKQSRRQKETPRTVDIHPDLAKLLAATDDARGRYVVPDDDATELNRDRANRLFWQPMRGTKWQLPWSGNTFKVGFHTYRHSFASNLAMAGIDQRVINELMGHTTEEMAKRYRHLIPAKTKAAVGVLDYGAAA encoded by the coding sequence ATGGCGAATCTCGGCCAGAAGGACGGCATCTACCTCGCCCGGTTTCGCTACGGCGGCCGTGAGTACAAGAAGAGCTTGAAGACCCGGGACCGGAAGGAGGCCGAAAACGGGCTGAAGGTCGTGGAAACCACGATTCACCGGCTGACGACGGGGACGCTGGCCGTGCCCGACGGCGTGAACCCCGGAACGTTCATCCTCTCCGGCGGCACTGCTGCTGCGACGTCCGTTGCGCCGAAGGTGCCGACGTTCCGCGTCGCAGTGGGACGATTCGAGGATCGCCAGAAGCCGCTGGTCGCGGAGTCGTACCTGAGCAGCCAAATGCTGCACCTGCGTCACTTTGGCCGACACCTCGGGGGGCGGGCTGATCAGCCGGTCGATCGGGTCACGTCCGCCGACGTGCGGGAGTTTCTGCAGATCCGCTTGAAGTCCCGCCATGCGAACACGGTCGAGCTGGAGCGCCAGACCCTGCGGCAGTTCTTCAGTTGGGCGACGGAGGAGCAGTTGACCGCGGATGATCCCGCCGCCGGCGTGAAGCGGGTGGGGGCCAAGCCCGCTCAGGAGAAATTTCACACCTGCGGAGAGATCGAAGCGATCGTGGCCCGCGGCGGACTCAGCGATGAGGAGCATCGAAAGCTCTGGGAATCTCTGTTCCTGCTGCCGGACGAGATTGGCGAACTGTTGGCCTTGGCGAAGGAGAACGCCGACGATCCCCGGAGCGCGCTGCTGCACGCGATCCCGGCCTACACCGGGATGCGGCGGGGGGAGGTTATCCGACTGGAGTGGCGGAACGTCGACCTCTCGAGCGGCACGCTCACCGCCCACAGCCGGAAGCAGAGCCGCCGGCAGAAGGAAACGCCCCGCACCGTCGACATCCACCCGGATCTTGCCAAACTGCTGGCTGCGACTGACGACGCAAGGGGGCGGTACGTCGTGCCGGACGACGACGCGACGGAGTTGAATCGGGATCGGGCCAACCGGCTGTTCTGGCAGCCCATGCGCGGCACGAAATGGCAGTTGCCCTGGAGCGGCAACACGTTCAAGGTGGGCTTCCACACCTACCGCCACTCCTTCGCCAGCAACCTCGCCATGGCCGGGATCGACCAGCGGGTCATCAACGAACTGATGGGCCACACCACCGAGGAGATGGCCAAGCGGTACCGCCACCTGATCCCGGCGAAGACGAAGGCCGCCGTCGGCGTGCTGGACTACGGAGCGGCGGCGTGA
- a CDS encoding D-alanine--D-alanine ligase family protein: MSAPDLTDAPTADSADAPTVDAPTVDVQTAIVARYAAALGLTPEELRPGGVTDDPLRIAVLCGGMGPEREISLASGAAVQAALKDRGHDAVRLELPQSHEDCVDALMTLDPVHGPFATGEKAGGAFDVAFVALHGAFGEDGRVQTVLERLGLPYTGSGIWSSVLSWRKRLAKARWAELGLRTAPWAELYRGGWDEDDDEPPEDCGNWPLPFVIKPDAGGSSVGVTRIDSLDELREAVAAAHAHDELAVAEQYIPGEEWSVPVLEGVALPPLRITPPGGADALFTYAAKYEDGGTRIEALPVGPEAGVAVTGDRAVAAAAAKLAVKAAEAVYAEGLCRVDLRVAPDGSPWLLELNAVPGFSAASLVPRSAAAAGVSAGLLYEQCCRLALR; the protein is encoded by the coding sequence GTGAGCGCCCCGGACCTCACCGACGCTCCGACCGCGGACTCCGCCGACGCCCCGACCGTGGACGCCCCGACCGTGGACGTGCAGACGGCGATCGTCGCCCGGTACGCCGCGGCCCTCGGCCTGACCCCGGAGGAACTGCGGCCCGGCGGCGTGACGGACGACCCGCTGCGGATCGCGGTCCTTTGCGGCGGGATGGGGCCGGAGCGGGAAATCAGCCTCGCCAGCGGTGCCGCGGTACAGGCGGCGTTGAAGGACCGCGGGCACGACGCCGTACGGCTGGAACTGCCGCAATCGCATGAGGACTGCGTCGACGCCCTGATGACGCTCGACCCGGTCCACGGCCCCTTCGCCACGGGGGAAAAAGCGGGCGGGGCGTTCGACGTCGCCTTCGTCGCGCTGCACGGGGCGTTCGGGGAGGACGGTCGCGTACAGACGGTGCTGGAACGGCTCGGGCTGCCGTACACCGGCAGCGGGATCTGGAGCAGCGTGCTGTCTTGGCGGAAGCGGCTGGCGAAGGCCCGCTGGGCGGAACTCGGTTTGCGGACGGCCCCCTGGGCGGAGCTGTACCGCGGCGGCTGGGACGAGGACGACGACGAGCCGCCGGAGGACTGCGGAAACTGGCCGCTGCCGTTCGTGATCAAGCCGGACGCCGGCGGTTCGAGCGTGGGGGTGACGCGGATCGATTCACTCGACGAACTGCGGGAGGCCGTCGCCGCGGCTCACGCCCATGACGAACTCGCCGTCGCGGAGCAGTACATCCCCGGGGAGGAATGGAGCGTGCCGGTGCTGGAGGGCGTCGCCCTGCCCCCGCTGCGGATCACCCCGCCGGGCGGGGCGGACGCGCTGTTCACCTACGCGGCGAAGTACGAGGACGGCGGCACCCGGATCGAGGCGCTTCCCGTCGGCCCGGAAGCCGGCGTCGCCGTGACCGGCGACCGGGCGGTCGCCGCCGCCGCGGCGAAGCTGGCGGTGAAGGCCGCGGAGGCGGTGTACGCCGAGGGCCTCTGCCGGGTCGACCTGCGGGTCGCTCCGGACGGGTCGCCCTGGCTGCTGGAGTTGAACGCGGTTCCGGGGTTCTCCGCGGCCAGCCTCGTCCCCCGCAGCGCGGCGGCGGCGGGCGTCTCCGCCGGGCTGCTGTACGAGCAGTGCTGCCGGCTGGCGCTGCGGTAA
- a CDS encoding ThuA domain-containing protein has product MSDPLRVTVWNEFRHERERDDVKAVYPDGIHAELARGLAAPDLKIRTATLDEPEHGLTEAVLDETDVLTWWGHMAHKEVKDEIVTRVQERVLAGMGLVVLHSGHEAKIFQRLMGTTCSLLWREAGERELLWNLAPHHPVTAGVGDCIDLPAAEMYGERFDIPEPESLLFVSWFAGGNVFRSGATWTRGNGRIVYFRPGHETYPMYRNPQILRVIGNAVRWTAPRAAAAVPKSKNDAPRIAIPGYEQPEKYRTEG; this is encoded by the coding sequence ATGTCCGACCCGCTGCGGGTGACCGTCTGGAACGAGTTTCGCCACGAGCGCGAACGGGACGACGTAAAGGCCGTTTACCCCGACGGCATCCACGCCGAACTGGCCCGCGGCCTCGCCGCGCCGGACCTGAAAATCCGCACCGCGACTCTCGACGAACCCGAGCACGGCCTGACCGAAGCGGTCCTCGACGAGACGGACGTCCTCACCTGGTGGGGCCACATGGCCCACAAGGAGGTGAAGGACGAGATCGTCACCCGCGTGCAGGAGCGCGTGCTGGCCGGGATGGGCCTGGTCGTGCTGCACAGCGGGCACGAGGCGAAGATCTTTCAGCGACTGATGGGCACCACCTGTTCGCTGCTCTGGCGGGAAGCGGGAGAGCGGGAACTGCTCTGGAACCTCGCCCCGCACCATCCCGTCACGGCGGGCGTCGGCGACTGCATCGATCTGCCGGCCGCGGAGATGTACGGCGAACGCTTCGACATCCCGGAGCCGGAATCGCTGCTGTTCGTCAGCTGGTTCGCCGGCGGCAACGTCTTCCGCAGCGGAGCGACCTGGACCCGCGGCAACGGCCGGATCGTCTACTTCCGTCCCGGCCACGAAACTTATCCGATGTACCGCAACCCGCAGATCCTGCGGGTGATCGGCAACGCCGTCCGCTGGACCGCCCCCCGGGCCGCCGCCGCCGTGCCCAAGTCGAAGAACGACGCCCCCCGCATCGCGATCCCCGGCTACGAGCAGCCCGAGAAATACCGCACCGAGGGCTGA
- a CDS encoding bifunctional DNA primase/polymerase, with amino-acid sequence MLIDRSAGRDPAAADGVFDDVRTAERFYANLGWVTLPTKPGEKRPFLPYADRRDAGTVTTPEEAKRWWGISPHYGVAIGLGGDGPTVVDVDSAAAGAALADRLGGTPGTWTVDSGSADPDRFHLYFETPPDLPAAAKITPWHAELEFRGGGGLIQGAPSLHPSGDRYRWRDGRSPLDLPLAPLPAAIAAEFYADAERKAVGTHRSAGARPVTAAPPTAMTAAYRLRVEHLPGVCRTTKRFLLGEFAEGPDWNGRLFRAACDLAGNGRDDAWAEAALLLGAAPWDAAQEEKALATIESALSQPRSPAVERPDFAAQLRRRAL; translated from the coding sequence ATGTTAATTGACAGATCTGCGGGGCGCGACCCCGCCGCAGCCGACGGCGTCTTCGACGACGTCCGCACCGCCGAGCGGTTCTACGCGAACCTCGGCTGGGTCACGCTGCCCACAAAGCCGGGCGAGAAACGCCCATTCTTGCCCTACGCCGATCGCCGCGACGCCGGCACGGTGACCACGCCCGAGGAGGCGAAGCGGTGGTGGGGGATCAGCCCCCACTACGGCGTCGCGATCGGCCTGGGCGGCGACGGGCCGACCGTAGTCGACGTCGACTCCGCCGCCGCCGGCGCGGCGCTGGCGGACCGGCTGGGCGGCACGCCGGGCACCTGGACGGTGGACAGCGGGTCGGCCGACCCGGACCGGTTCCACCTGTACTTCGAAACCCCGCCGGACCTGCCGGCAGCGGCCAAGATCACGCCGTGGCATGCCGAACTGGAGTTCCGCGGCGGCGGCGGGCTGATCCAGGGGGCGCCGTCACTGCACCCGTCCGGCGACCGCTATCGCTGGCGTGACGGCCGGTCCCCGCTGGATCTGCCGCTCGCCCCGCTGCCGGCGGCGATCGCCGCGGAGTTCTACGCGGACGCCGAGCGCAAGGCCGTCGGGACGCACCGTTCCGCCGGCGCCCGGCCGGTCACCGCCGCCCCGCCGACGGCGATGACCGCCGCCTACCGGCTGCGGGTCGAACACCTGCCCGGCGTCTGCCGGACCACCAAGCGGTTCTTGCTGGGCGAGTTCGCCGAGGGGCCGGACTGGAACGGCCGGCTATTCCGCGCCGCCTGCGATCTCGCCGGCAACGGCCGCGACGACGCCTGGGCCGAGGCCGCCCTGCTGCTGGGCGCGGCCCCGTGGGACGCCGCCCAGGAGGAGAAGGCCCTCGCCACGATCGAGAGCGCCCTGTCGCAGCCCCGGTCGCCGGCGGTCGAGCGGCCCGACTTCGCCGCACAACTCCGCCGCCGGGCTCTCTGA
- a CDS encoding Gfo/Idh/MocA family protein yields the protein MSTRRQFLATSAALSAAASLSPRLFAAGAEGKKKLGYALVGLGRLSTGQLAPALQKTEHAKLAAVVSGTPSKREEWRKKYDLGEHVYSYEQFDRLSDDDAVDVIYIVLPNGLHAEYTIRGAETGKHVFCEKPMANTAEECRQMIAACEKGKVKLGIGYRCQFEPHHLRAMEVVRSGGVGELRGLGAGFGFKMPADADPDQKLHWRLNRKLAGGGPLMDVGIYALQFCRYMTGREPDSVTAQTTLTDPVKFRQVEETLGWTMTFPSVLGDDLPEPLRAQVTASCATTYNFSGFNQGEAFGPDGSVLLKPAYSYTGLEGFVKGEPMNLDTPDQFAIEIDAFSQSVKDNKPFKCPGEEGLRDLLAIEAIYKAAETGRRVDVAKV from the coding sequence ATGTCCACCCGCCGTCAGTTTCTCGCAACCTCCGCGGCGCTTTCCGCCGCCGCGTCGCTCTCCCCGCGGCTGTTCGCCGCCGGTGCTGAGGGGAAGAAAAAACTCGGCTACGCCCTCGTTGGGCTGGGGCGGCTGAGCACGGGGCAACTGGCCCCGGCGTTGCAGAAGACGGAGCACGCGAAGCTCGCCGCGGTCGTCTCCGGCACGCCGTCCAAGCGGGAGGAGTGGCGAAAGAAATACGACCTCGGCGAGCACGTCTACAGCTACGAGCAATTCGACCGCCTGTCGGACGACGACGCGGTGGACGTGATCTATATCGTCCTGCCGAACGGCCTGCACGCAGAATATACGATCCGCGGAGCCGAGACCGGCAAGCACGTCTTCTGCGAAAAGCCGATGGCGAACACCGCCGAGGAGTGCCGGCAGATGATCGCCGCCTGCGAGAAGGGCAAGGTGAAGCTGGGCATCGGCTACCGTTGCCAGTTCGAACCGCACCACCTGAGGGCGATGGAGGTCGTGCGTTCCGGCGGCGTCGGCGAGTTGCGGGGGCTCGGCGCCGGGTTCGGATTTAAAATGCCGGCCGACGCCGATCCCGACCAAAAGCTGCACTGGCGGCTCAATCGAAAACTCGCCGGCGGCGGGCCGCTGATGGACGTGGGCATCTACGCCCTCCAATTCTGCCGCTATATGACAGGCCGGGAGCCGGATTCCGTCACGGCCCAGACGACGCTGACGGACCCGGTGAAGTTCCGCCAGGTGGAGGAAACGCTCGGCTGGACGATGACGTTCCCCTCCGTCCTCGGCGACGACCTGCCGGAACCCCTGCGGGCCCAGGTGACGGCGAGCTGCGCGACCACCTACAACTTCAGCGGATTTAATCAGGGCGAAGCCTTCGGCCCCGACGGCTCCGTGCTCCTCAAGCCGGCCTACAGCTACACCGGCCTGGAGGGCTTTGTGAAGGGCGAGCCGATGAACCTCGACACGCCCGATCAATTCGCGATCGAGATCGACGCCTTCAGCCAAAGCGTGAAGGATAACAAGCCCTTCAAATGCCCCGGCGAGGAGGGCCTGCGGGACCTGCTGGCGATCGAGGCGATCTACAAGGCCGCGGAGACCGGGCGGCGCGTGGACGTGGCGAAGGTTTGA
- a CDS encoding beta-ketoacyl-[acyl-carrier-protein] synthase family protein, whose protein sequence is MSNHSHPHSRSPRPLGRRPRLVAKTRRADGTPRIVVTGVGVVSPVGIGRVAFWDGLCNGLGGIHAAARPVGVSEEDFGVSGRLIAEVTDFDPNTHLAGRRKHFKTMSRDVQLGVLAADLAAEDAVLSAGAVNPDRIGVVYGAGRIAPGPLALVEGVAACMRADGTFNPDIWGELGLPSVPPLWLLRQLPNMPACHVSIALDARGPNNTLTCQDASAILALEEAARTIARGAADVMIAGASSSNTDAFDLAKMRSAGELSAQTNDPEHALRPFDARRDGTVAGEGAAVFVLERYDHAVRRGADIYCELLGAASASGGKRIDQGAGIVNAMKSALHRGGIEKASGIGHINAHGKSTQWDDLIESRAYHTLLGDDLAGVPVTALKSHFGHTDAGSGAIELAGSVLALRHRQLPMTLGFETPDPLCGIDVVHGGPLSLKGTSAVSVNATKTGQAAAAVLQAV, encoded by the coding sequence ATGTCCAACCACAGTCATCCCCATTCGCGTTCACCCCGCCCCCTCGGGCGGCGTCCCCGGCTGGTCGCCAAGACCCGTCGCGCGGACGGCACGCCGCGGATCGTCGTCACCGGGGTGGGGGTCGTGTCGCCGGTCGGCATCGGCCGGGTCGCCTTCTGGGACGGCCTGTGCAACGGCCTGGGCGGCATCCACGCCGCCGCCCGGCCTGTGGGCGTAAGCGAAGAGGACTTCGGCGTCTCCGGCAGGTTGATCGCCGAGGTGACGGACTTTGATCCGAACACGCACCTCGCGGGCCGTCGCAAGCACTTCAAAACGATGAGCCGCGACGTCCAATTGGGCGTGCTGGCGGCGGATCTGGCCGCTGAGGACGCGGTGCTGTCCGCCGGCGCCGTGAACCCGGACCGGATCGGCGTGGTGTACGGCGCCGGCCGGATCGCCCCGGGGCCCTTGGCCTTGGTCGAGGGCGTCGCAGCCTGCATGCGGGCGGACGGCACGTTCAATCCGGACATCTGGGGCGAACTGGGCCTGCCGAGCGTCCCGCCGCTCTGGTTGCTGCGCCAACTCCCGAACATGCCGGCCTGCCACGTCTCCATCGCCCTGGACGCCCGCGGCCCGAACAACACCCTGACCTGCCAGGACGCCAGCGCGATTCTGGCCCTGGAAGAGGCTGCCCGGACGATCGCCCGCGGCGCCGCCGACGTGATGATCGCCGGGGCTTCCTCCAGCAACACGGACGCCTTCGACCTGGCCAAGATGCGGTCCGCCGGGGAGCTGTCCGCCCAGACGAACGACCCGGAGCACGCCCTGCGGCCCTTCGACGCCCGCCGTGACGGCACCGTCGCCGGCGAGGGCGCCGCGGTGTTCGTGCTGGAACGCTACGACCACGCGGTCCGCCGCGGGGCGGACATCTACTGCGAACTGCTCGGCGCCGCCTCCGCCAGCGGCGGCAAGCGGATCGATCAGGGCGCCGGCATCGTCAATGCCATGAAGTCGGCCCTGCACCGCGGCGGCATCGAGAAGGCGTCCGGTATCGGCCACATCAACGCCCACGGCAAGAGCACGCAGTGGGACGACCTGATCGAGAGCCGGGCCTATCACACCCTACTGGGCGACGACCTCGCCGGCGTGCCGGTCACGGCGCTGAAGAGCCACTTCGGCCACACCGACGCCGGCAGCGGCGCGATCGAACTGGCCGGCAGCGTGCTCGCCCTGCGGCACCGGCAGTTGCCGATGACGCTCGGCTTTGAAACGCCGGACCCGCTGTGCGGAATCGACGTGGTGCACGGCGGCCCGCTGTCGCTGAAGGGGACTTCCGCCGTCAGCGTGAACGCCACTAAAACCGGCCAGGCCGCCGCCGCGGTGTTGCAGGCGGTGTGA
- the murB gene encoding UDP-N-acetylmuramate dehydrogenase, whose amino-acid sequence MNPPDVPAPDQPDAEDGAVQSSAEPPAEPFADVDLAGAVVVTDEPLAPKTWLRVGGPAQHFAEPTSREQLQALVARCAETGTNCRLLGGGSNLLVRDEGVSGLVIRLPKEHWSDLTIDAESGTVTVDCGAPLSHLVAETVKAGLAGLETLVGIPGTVGGALHGNSGGRHADVGSVCESVEVMTRSGEIFTRTRDELSFGYRRSSLDELCLLRATFTLRPADPDALADRARKTWILKKSSQPLSHQSAGCVFMNPRGQSAGDLIERAGLKGTRVGGAEVSDRHGNFIVTGEGARSADVLRLIDLCRDTVLQRTGVELETELRIW is encoded by the coding sequence ATGAATCCCCCGGACGTTCCCGCCCCCGATCAGCCTGACGCCGAAGACGGTGCCGTCCAATCGTCCGCGGAGCCGCCGGCGGAGCCGTTCGCCGACGTGGACCTCGCCGGGGCCGTCGTCGTCACCGACGAACCGCTCGCCCCGAAAACCTGGCTGCGGGTCGGCGGGCCGGCTCAGCACTTCGCCGAACCGACCAGCCGCGAGCAGCTTCAGGCCCTCGTCGCCCGCTGTGCCGAGACCGGCACGAACTGCCGGCTGCTGGGCGGCGGGTCGAACCTGCTGGTGCGGGACGAGGGCGTCAGCGGCCTCGTCATCCGGCTGCCGAAGGAGCACTGGAGCGACCTGACGATCGATGCCGAGTCCGGCACGGTCACCGTCGACTGCGGCGCCCCGCTGTCGCACCTCGTCGCGGAGACGGTGAAGGCCGGGCTCGCCGGCCTGGAAACGCTGGTCGGCATCCCCGGCACCGTCGGCGGCGCCCTGCACGGCAACAGCGGCGGCCGGCACGCGGACGTCGGTTCGGTCTGCGAATCCGTCGAGGTGATGACCCGCTCCGGCGAGATCTTCACCCGCACCCGGGACGAACTCTCCTTCGGGTATCGCCGCAGCAGCCTGGACGAACTCTGCCTGCTGCGGGCCACGTTCACGCTGCGGCCGGCGGACCCGGACGCGCTGGCCGACCGGGCCCGCAAAACCTGGATCCTCAAGAAGAGCAGTCAGCCGCTCTCGCACCAGTCGGCCGGCTGCGTGTTCATGAACCCCCGCGGCCAGAGCGCCGGCGATCTGATCGAGCGGGCCGGGCTGAAGGGCACCCGCGTCGGCGGGGCGGAGGTCTCCGACCGGCACGGCAACTTCATCGTGACCGGCGAGGGCGCCCGCAGCGCCGACGTGCTGCGGCTGATCGACCTCTGCCGGGACACCGTGCTGCAACGCACTGGGGTGGAGCTCGAAACCGAACTTCGAATCTGGTGA
- a CDS encoding Gfo/Idh/MocA family protein, whose protein sequence is MNPLRVGIIGLGIGRKHIEGYRTHPGCEVVALCDLDENRLSNLSDEFRIAGKYRDTQAMYAEAKLDVVSICTPNSLHRPLAEEAFAHGCHVLCEKPIATTAEDGEAMLAAAEAAGKRLGINFSFRFTAQAAALKARVDAGDLGDIYYGRTVWTRRRGVPGWGGWFGQKKLAGGGPLIDLGVHRLDLALWLMGYPEPEWVLGQAWNGITGDAVADTGNKFDVEDFAAGTIRFKTGQMLSIEASWAANQRQNERMETRLFGTRGGLVHENVGEGYDFRAELTCERAGALWDDQLHEPAPVPHPSMWEFIEAIREDKPHPADGREGLTVQYLLDALYDSAASGEPVKIGG, encoded by the coding sequence TTGAACCCCCTCCGCGTCGGCATCATCGGTCTCGGCATCGGCCGTAAGCACATCGAAGGCTACCGCACCCACCCGGGCTGCGAGGTCGTCGCCCTGTGCGATCTGGACGAGAACCGCCTGTCGAACCTGTCGGACGAGTTCCGGATCGCCGGCAAGTACCGCGATACCCAGGCGATGTACGCGGAGGCGAAGCTGGACGTCGTCTCCATCTGCACCCCCAACAGCCTGCACCGCCCGCTGGCCGAGGAGGCCTTCGCCCACGGCTGCCACGTGCTGTGCGAAAAGCCGATCGCCACCACCGCCGAGGACGGCGAGGCGATGCTGGCCGCCGCCGAGGCCGCCGGCAAACGGCTGGGCATCAACTTTTCGTTCCGTTTCACCGCCCAGGCGGCGGCGCTGAAGGCCCGCGTCGACGCCGGCGATCTGGGCGACATTTACTACGGCCGCACGGTCTGGACCCGCCGCCGCGGCGTGCCCGGCTGGGGCGGCTGGTTCGGCCAGAAGAAGCTGGCCGGCGGCGGCCCGCTGATCGACCTCGGCGTGCACCGCCTCGATCTGGCCCTCTGGCTGATGGGCTACCCGGAGCCGGAGTGGGTGCTGGGTCAGGCCTGGAACGGCATCACCGGCGACGCCGTCGCCGATACCGGCAATAAATTCGACGTGGAGGATTTCGCCGCCGGCACGATCCGCTTCAAAACCGGCCAAATGTTGAGCATTGAAGCCAGCTGGGCCGCCAATCAGCGGCAGAACGAGCGCATGGAGACCCGCCTGTTCGGCACCCGGGGCGGGCTGGTGCACGAGAACGTCGGCGAGGGCTACGATTTTCGAGCGGAACTGACCTGCGAACGGGCCGGCGCCCTCTGGGACGACCAGTTGCACGAACCGGCCCCGGTCCCGCACCCGTCGATGTGGGAGTTCATCGAAGCGATCCGCGAGGACAAACCCCACCCCGCCGACGGCCGCGAGGGCCTGACGGTGCAGTACCTCCTCGACGCCCTCTACGACAGCGCCGCCAGCGGCGAGCCGGTGAAGATCGGCGGGTGA